From the Candidatus Omnitrophota bacterium genome, one window contains:
- a CDS encoding PilZ domain-containing protein, whose amino-acid sequence MYKGPERRKYKRVQGPFHVDFKSLTPEGQANAFCGTDIIGAHDVGAGGIRFKSKNPVNPGALVYLQISFPLFTSPVNCIGRVLRVDQLSYSKWYFVAAVFTEITTEEREKLDTAIETYYSEKG is encoded by the coding sequence ATGTATAAAGGACCGGAAAGAAGAAAATATAAAAGGGTGCAGGGCCCTTTTCATGTGGACTTTAAATCCCTTACTCCCGAAGGCCAGGCAAATGCTTTCTGTGGGACAGATATAATCGGGGCCCACGATGTCGGGGCCGGTGGGATCAGGTTCAAAAGCAAGAACCCGGTGAATCCCGGGGCACTCGTATATCTTCAGATATCTTTCCCGCTTTTCACTTCCCCCGTAAACTGTATCGGCAGGGTTTTGAGGGTGGACCAGCTGAGCTATTCCAAATGGTATTTTGTAGCGGCGGTCTTTACGGAAATAACTACAGAAGAACGGGAAAAGCTCGATACCGCAATAGAAACATATTATTCGGAAAAGGGATAA